The following are encoded in a window of uncultured Sphaerochaeta sp. genomic DNA:
- the manA gene encoding mannose-6-phosphate isomerase, class I, which produces MDIVQIKGHIKEYEWGNTSFIPALLGVPEDGKAKAELWFGTHPSGDAIVMETNQNLSSFLKGDSEHWFGEDHIESFGDDLPLLFKVLAIEKPLSIQVHPDKLQAKAGWEWEEIIRKRLPQELWNYKDPNRKAEVIYALTPITAMCGFRPIDQIVPVLKLLLPEGYVKHFSYLDESGVDDDEKLARLFKQLYTMNTESLSSLIDEYVVSLKAHEELPTSTADGRFLESKGIVLASYVSYSHDPGLFCPFLLNVKHLEKGEALYLSPGTLHAYVMGNGIELMSASDNVLRGGLTNKKVDVKELLKVTEIKGKEFQKVQMLRGISGRMHLLTPTEEFHLMVLPSGTYEITDRRSIELLFVGEGNAQFISEKEKRTLQKGSCHVVAASLGSYTLQVEGMLFIADVPR; this is translated from the coding sequence ATGGACATTGTACAAATAAAAGGACATATCAAGGAGTATGAGTGGGGAAACACCTCATTCATTCCTGCGCTGTTGGGTGTTCCAGAGGATGGAAAGGCCAAGGCTGAGCTTTGGTTTGGTACCCATCCCTCTGGGGATGCAATCGTGATGGAAACTAACCAGAATCTTTCCTCCTTCCTGAAAGGGGACAGTGAGCATTGGTTTGGAGAGGACCACATTGAATCCTTTGGTGATGATTTGCCACTTTTATTCAAGGTCCTGGCTATTGAGAAACCCCTGTCCATTCAGGTCCACCCTGATAAGCTTCAGGCTAAGGCAGGGTGGGAGTGGGAAGAGATAATCCGTAAGAGACTTCCCCAAGAACTCTGGAACTACAAAGACCCCAATCGTAAGGCGGAAGTCATCTATGCACTTACCCCGATTACCGCAATGTGTGGGTTTCGTCCCATTGATCAGATTGTTCCTGTATTGAAGCTCCTGCTTCCTGAAGGATATGTGAAACATTTCTCTTACCTTGATGAATCAGGGGTTGATGATGATGAGAAGCTTGCCCGGTTGTTCAAGCAACTGTACACCATGAACACGGAGTCCTTGTCCTCCCTTATTGACGAGTATGTAGTCTCCTTGAAGGCCCATGAAGAGCTGCCCACCAGCACCGCTGATGGACGTTTTCTTGAGAGCAAGGGGATTGTGCTTGCCAGCTATGTTTCCTATTCCCATGACCCAGGGCTGTTCTGCCCATTTTTACTGAACGTAAAACACCTTGAGAAGGGGGAAGCTCTCTATCTCTCCCCGGGTACCTTGCATGCCTATGTTATGGGCAATGGCATTGAACTCATGAGTGCATCGGACAATGTACTTCGTGGCGGGCTTACCAACAAGAAGGTAGATGTCAAGGAGTTGTTGAAAGTCACAGAGATCAAGGGAAAAGAATTCCAGAAGGTACAGATGTTGCGTGGGATCTCAGGGAGAATGCATCTTCTCACTCCTACCGAGGAGTTCCACTTGATGGTCCTTCCCAGCGGAACCTATGAGATTACCGACCGCAGAAGTATCGAGTTACTGTTTGTTGGTGAGGGAAATGCCCAGTTTATCTCTGAAAAGGAGAAGCGAACGTTGCAGAAAGGGAGTTGTCATGTGGTAGCAGCCTCTCTTGGCTCCTATACCCTGCAAGTGGAGGGAATGCTGTTTATTGCTGATGTTCCCAGATGA
- a CDS encoding Na+/H+ antiporter NhaC family protein, whose protein sequence is MTSFGIWGLIPPVLTITLAFITKDVMVSLFLGIFSGALIVAGGNPLVAIINLTDMIAGSLNDGWNIRIFLFCALLGGLVGMLSKTGSAHAFGRWAADKLHTEKTSLMMTWFCGLLIFIDDYFNSLAVGTVMRPITDKNKVSRAQLAYILDSTAAPVCILVPISSWVITVMSIVKGSEGFDALGVSEFSFFIRSVPYNLYALLTIIMVVVIILSGRNFGPMAKSIAYAKETGNLYNETYGPAPGEIDIDGDVNAAKAKPLDMLFPIIVLIVSAVILFPVTTYLSSIDGETITSVGAAAASMSLGDAFNNTDASMALFYAVIFTLVITYIYYTARKLFTIKGASEAITDGIKSMVPALIILTMAWTIGTVIKSSPEDGGLGLAAYLSDVVVGGGFPIALVPVIAFALSALISFSTGTSWGTFAIMIPIVMPIAVGLAQAKGLADAGLLNAAMISVSAVLGGSVFGDHASPISDTTILSSTGAGCPHLEHVATQMPYAVTSAACALVGFVVGGIFLNVLAAWIVTLAVFAAAMIFLPKILNK, encoded by the coding sequence ATGACAAGTTTTGGAATTTGGGGACTCATTCCTCCCGTTCTTACCATTACCCTTGCATTCATAACCAAGGATGTAATGGTTTCCCTGTTTCTTGGGATTTTTTCTGGTGCGTTGATCGTAGCAGGGGGAAATCCTCTGGTAGCAATCATCAACCTTACCGACATGATCGCCGGTTCCCTCAATGATGGATGGAACATCCGTATCTTCCTTTTCTGTGCATTGCTCGGAGGATTGGTTGGTATGCTCAGCAAGACTGGTTCAGCACATGCGTTTGGTCGCTGGGCTGCAGATAAGCTGCACACCGAGAAGACCAGCCTCATGATGACTTGGTTCTGTGGTCTGTTGATCTTTATCGATGACTACTTCAACAGCCTTGCAGTAGGAACCGTTATGCGTCCTATTACTGACAAGAACAAGGTTTCCCGTGCACAGCTTGCATACATCCTGGACTCCACCGCAGCTCCGGTATGTATCCTTGTTCCCATCTCAAGCTGGGTTATCACCGTTATGTCCATTGTAAAAGGATCTGAAGGATTTGATGCTTTGGGTGTCAGTGAATTCTCTTTCTTTATCAGGTCAGTACCCTATAACTTGTATGCTCTGCTTACCATTATCATGGTAGTGGTTATCATCCTGAGCGGAAGGAACTTCGGTCCCATGGCAAAAAGCATTGCCTATGCCAAGGAAACCGGTAACCTTTACAACGAAACCTACGGACCAGCCCCTGGTGAGATTGACATCGATGGTGATGTGAATGCAGCAAAGGCAAAGCCTCTGGACATGCTTTTCCCCATTATCGTTCTCATCGTTTCAGCGGTTATCCTGTTTCCTGTTACTACCTACCTCTCGTCCATAGATGGAGAGACCATTACCAGCGTTGGTGCTGCAGCAGCATCCATGTCTCTCGGTGATGCTTTCAACAATACCGATGCCTCAATGGCATTGTTCTATGCAGTAATCTTCACGTTGGTGATCACCTACATCTACTACACTGCTCGTAAGCTCTTTACGATCAAGGGAGCAAGTGAGGCAATTACCGACGGCATCAAGAGTATGGTTCCCGCCCTTATCATCCTTACCATGGCTTGGACCATTGGTACGGTTATCAAGAGCAGCCCTGAAGATGGTGGCCTTGGGTTAGCTGCCTACCTCAGTGATGTTGTTGTCGGTGGTGGATTCCCAATTGCCTTGGTTCCTGTTATTGCCTTTGCACTCTCTGCCCTGATCTCGTTCTCAACTGGTACAAGCTGGGGAACCTTTGCCATCATGATCCCAATCGTTATGCCTATCGCTGTCGGCCTTGCCCAGGCAAAGGGCCTTGCAGACGCAGGTTTGCTCAATGCAGCTATGATCAGCGTAAGTGCAGTACTTGGTGGTTCGGTCTTTGGTGACCATGCTTCCCCGATCAGTGATACAACCATCTTGAGTTCCACTGGAGCCGGGTGTCCACACCTTGAGCACGTTGCAACCCAGATGCCATATGCAGTTACCTCTGCAGCTTGTGCCTTGGTTGGTTTTGTCGTAGGGGGAATCTTCCTGAATGTTCTGGCAGCTTGGATTGTTACCTTGGCTGTTTTTGCAGCAGCCATGATCTTCCTTCCCAAGATCCTGAACAAGTAA
- a CDS encoding AMP-binding protein: MKRTIIEMLHEAAKRYGDRTYTNTKTDAGWVACSFKKTDVESDYVAAYLLNHGFKPEDTIGILSEGKSSWVTCELGLIKAKMISVPLSIKLTPEEIAFRINHSEAVAFAVSSNTLGNAVKALPMFDHPVMFIYLDEQDERLEKQVRESDWKQDVNYVPWETLMLDGANLLEQKPRLVKDAEESIEENDTINICYTSGTTGNPKGIMLTHLNYYVNVHDAIDLFKLPDASMETLVVLPVDHSFAHTVGIYTALIRGITLHFVDSRGSNASIIRNFPKNLVEVNPSFLMTVPSITGSFMKKMIQGIHQKGPFVEGIFNRGLEAGMLRNGDGFHKGGTWVKIKTWFPYTLANLLVFPKLREIFGNRMLYCVGGGALLEAKQQRFFAAIGVPVFQGYGLTEAAPIISSNSPHRYKFGTSGMVAKSEICKIMVDETTEAKVGQRGEIVIKGENVMKGYFKNPKASAEVLKDGWLWTGDLGYYDEDGFLVVTGRAKALLIGKDGEKYSPEEIEEVMINHLSIINQLMVYNDHQVITTALVTLNESDVTTLIQDKGYSTPEQALDGIISELHSYETHATAIPDMWIPTRFALIEKPFSEADGLVNSTMKLVRYKTAEFYKDRIATLYESEEANRKANLEVVKNLFFK, from the coding sequence ATGAAAAGAACTATCATAGAAATGCTGCACGAGGCTGCGAAACGTTATGGCGATCGTACCTATACCAATACAAAGACTGATGCAGGCTGGGTTGCTTGTTCTTTCAAGAAGACTGATGTGGAGTCCGATTATGTGGCTGCATATCTGCTCAACCATGGATTCAAGCCAGAGGATACCATAGGCATTCTCAGTGAGGGAAAGAGTAGTTGGGTTACTTGTGAACTTGGCCTGATCAAGGCGAAGATGATCAGTGTGCCGCTCTCCATAAAGCTTACTCCTGAGGAAATTGCATTCCGCATCAACCACAGTGAAGCTGTTGCTTTTGCAGTCTCTTCAAATACACTCGGCAATGCGGTAAAGGCCCTTCCCATGTTTGACCATCCTGTCATGTTCATCTACCTCGATGAGCAGGATGAGCGATTGGAAAAACAAGTTCGGGAATCAGACTGGAAGCAGGATGTGAACTATGTTCCTTGGGAGACCCTGATGCTTGATGGGGCAAATCTTCTGGAGCAGAAACCTCGCTTGGTTAAGGACGCTGAAGAGTCCATTGAAGAGAATGATACGATAAATATCTGCTACACCAGTGGGACTACCGGTAATCCAAAGGGTATTATGCTTACCCATCTTAATTACTATGTAAATGTGCATGATGCCATCGACCTGTTCAAGCTTCCCGATGCGAGTATGGAGACACTGGTGGTTCTTCCTGTTGACCATAGCTTCGCACACACAGTTGGTATCTACACTGCACTGATTAGGGGAATTACCCTGCACTTTGTCGATTCCAGGGGGTCAAATGCTTCGATCATCAGAAACTTCCCAAAGAACCTTGTGGAAGTAAATCCTTCATTCCTTATGACCGTTCCATCTATCACGGGAAGTTTCATGAAGAAGATGATTCAGGGTATTCATCAGAAAGGACCCTTTGTAGAAGGTATTTTCAATCGTGGGCTTGAGGCTGGCATGCTTCGTAATGGAGATGGATTCCACAAAGGAGGTACCTGGGTGAAAATCAAGACCTGGTTCCCCTACACCTTGGCGAACCTCCTGGTTTTTCCGAAGCTCAGAGAAATCTTTGGGAATCGCATGCTCTACTGCGTGGGAGGGGGAGCTCTCCTGGAGGCAAAGCAACAGCGTTTCTTTGCAGCCATCGGCGTCCCTGTCTTCCAGGGCTATGGGCTCACTGAGGCTGCCCCGATTATCAGCAGCAATTCCCCACATCGGTACAAGTTCGGTACCAGCGGAATGGTTGCAAAGAGTGAGATCTGTAAGATCATGGTTGATGAGACCACTGAGGCAAAGGTTGGTCAGCGTGGTGAGATTGTTATCAAGGGTGAGAATGTGATGAAGGGCTATTTCAAGAATCCCAAGGCAAGCGCAGAGGTTCTTAAAGACGGTTGGCTCTGGACAGGTGACCTCGGGTACTACGATGAAGATGGCTTCCTGGTGGTTACCGGTAGAGCGAAGGCACTGCTTATTGGAAAGGATGGAGAGAAGTACAGCCCTGAGGAGATCGAGGAGGTGATGATCAATCACCTGTCCATCATCAACCAACTGATGGTGTATAACGATCATCAGGTCATAACCACTGCACTGGTTACCCTGAATGAGAGCGATGTTACCACCTTGATTCAGGACAAAGGATATTCGACTCCCGAACAGGCACTTGATGGAATTATCTCTGAGCTTCACAGCTATGAAACTCATGCCACAGCTATTCCTGATATGTGGATTCCCACCCGGTTTGCCTTGATAGAGAAACCATTCAGTGAAGCTGATGGACTGGTAAACTCCACCATGAAGCTGGTTCGATACAAGACAGCCGAGTTCTACAAGGACAGAATTGCCACGCTGTATGAGAGTGAAGAAGCAAATCGAAAGGCAAACCTTGAGGTAGTCAAAAACCTGTTCTTCAAATAA
- a CDS encoding GntR family transcriptional regulator, with protein MALKFKTVFTQLQMKIIFGEWPEGYRIPTEMELCEQYGVSRVTIRRALDGLVRQGYISRTRGRGSFVLFKRKVVGLGYPQLPMNGEDSQKNGYYKILLKEKVEASTADRTQMHFSDDPTERELWHFKSLHIVDGKPSVLSDYYVTSQFGQEIALLGDESERSFFDLVSWHIGQKCHFVQGKVAAINPNEEICKQLGIDCSSASLWCRGLCVLDDGTVIGRCTKVFNGLMYEFAVEDQSDVSASI; from the coding sequence ATGGCATTGAAATTCAAGACTGTTTTCACACAGCTGCAAATGAAAATCATTTTCGGTGAATGGCCGGAAGGATATCGCATTCCTACCGAAATGGAACTCTGTGAACAATATGGAGTCTCTCGTGTTACTATCCGACGTGCTTTGGATGGTTTGGTCCGTCAGGGATACATCTCACGTACTCGTGGACGAGGGTCCTTTGTCTTGTTTAAACGCAAAGTTGTAGGTCTTGGGTATCCTCAATTGCCAATGAATGGAGAAGACTCCCAGAAAAACGGTTACTATAAGATTCTTTTGAAGGAGAAAGTAGAAGCATCGACTGCAGATCGTACGCAGATGCACTTCTCCGATGATCCTACCGAACGCGAGCTCTGGCATTTCAAGAGTTTGCATATCGTAGATGGCAAGCCATCAGTTTTGAGCGATTACTACGTCACCTCACAATTCGGGCAAGAGATTGCCTTGCTTGGTGATGAGAGTGAACGCTCCTTTTTTGATCTGGTGAGTTGGCATATTGGCCAGAAATGCCATTTCGTCCAGGGCAAGGTTGCAGCCATCAACCCGAATGAGGAGATTTGCAAGCAACTTGGTATCGATTGCAGTTCTGCCAGCCTCTGGTGCAGAGGCCTTTGCGTCCTTGATGACGGGACGGTAATCGGAAGGTGCACCAAGGTCTTCAACGGACTCATGTACGAATTTGCTGTTGAGGATCAATCGGACGTTTCTGCAAGTATCTGA
- a CDS encoding ferritin-like domain-containing protein produces the protein MAYSEPYDAIDEKTRDISRAITSLREELEAIDWYNQRVNTTKDTELAGVMAHNRDEEIEHAAMTLEWLRRNMDKWDDELKTYLFSSGSLLEVEEGGEGTEGSSATSLSIGDLKK, from the coding sequence ATGGCTTACAGTGAACCTTATGATGCAATAGACGAAAAGACGCGGGATATCTCCCGTGCAATCACCAGCCTGAGAGAAGAACTCGAGGCGATCGACTGGTACAACCAGCGGGTGAACACCACCAAAGATACAGAACTGGCTGGTGTAATGGCACACAACCGCGATGAAGAGATCGAGCATGCAGCCATGACCCTCGAATGGCTGAGACGTAACATGGACAAATGGGATGATGAACTGAAAACCTATCTTTTCAGCAGTGGAAGCTTACTGGAAGTAGAAGAAGGTGGTGAAGGTACCGAAGGTTCCTCTGCAACTTCGCTCTCAATTGGTGACTTGAAGAAATAA
- a CDS encoding family 1 encapsulin nanocompartment shell protein, whose product MDMFKRELAPLSSEAWAEIENRAKEVLLSRLTARKVVNVNGPKGIDFTAISEGRLTLVDDGDVKAGVYTAKPLTEARIRFSLNKWELDNLARGAKDIDFDALDAALEKLALFEERAIYDGYEKGGIKGLKESSEHKALTFGKESSDILASITEGLILLKKSYVHGPYSLIVGKEGWIALNKEAHGQNLLERVERMLGSKVVYSPNIEGALLLPYNSEDLELTIGQDFALGYETHDTKEVTLFATESFTFRVLEPKAIVVYK is encoded by the coding sequence ATGGATATGTTCAAACGTGAATTAGCCCCTCTCTCATCTGAGGCTTGGGCAGAAATAGAAAACAGGGCAAAGGAAGTATTACTTTCCCGTCTTACCGCACGCAAGGTAGTCAACGTCAATGGACCAAAAGGAATTGACTTCACTGCCATCAGTGAAGGCCGACTTACCTTGGTTGATGATGGAGACGTAAAAGCTGGGGTTTATACAGCAAAACCCTTGACCGAAGCGAGGATCCGCTTCTCCCTCAATAAATGGGAGCTGGACAATCTAGCCCGCGGTGCGAAGGACATTGATTTTGATGCGCTGGACGCTGCCTTAGAAAAACTGGCTCTGTTTGAAGAGCGCGCCATCTATGATGGATATGAAAAAGGTGGTATCAAGGGACTGAAGGAATCGAGTGAGCATAAGGCTCTGACCTTTGGCAAGGAATCCAGTGATATTCTTGCCTCAATCACCGAAGGCCTTATCCTTCTCAAGAAAAGTTATGTGCATGGCCCCTACTCCCTTATCGTAGGAAAAGAGGGATGGATTGCACTGAACAAGGAAGCTCATGGGCAGAATCTGCTTGAAAGAGTGGAGAGGATGCTCGGAAGTAAAGTAGTCTACTCCCCGAATATCGAGGGAGCACTCCTGCTTCCTTATAATAGCGAAGACCTTGAGCTGACTATTGGACAGGACTTTGCCCTAGGCTATGAGACCCATGACACCAAGGAGGTAACCCTCTTTGCAACTGAGTCTTTCACCTTCAGGGTACTGGAACCCAAGGCTATCGTAGTCTACAAGTAA
- a CDS encoding nucleotidyl transferase AbiEii/AbiGii toxin family protein yields the protein MQEYLGYILAGATLMNVQSLKAQLRNYAIRTNHTFQDVLILYGIERMVYRISISKYVENFTLKGGIFLYALYDKNFARSTADVDLLAHHTSNDIESMRSIFGEIIACEADDGLNFDAKTLEFQIISQVKAYHGVRVSVRAYLDRTRIPISLDIGFGDVVYPERVQLGFPTILGTDEPVIFAYSIESVIAEKFEAIVQLGYANSRYKDFYDIYILSKTQNIDGVVLQNAIAETFRQRRTSFQDIVAFTTEYMNDPVRISRWNAFIKIKKALIPVGFPESVEKIKEFLLPVVKAIQCDENFHSIWSSEEGAWHLDDLV from the coding sequence ATGCAGGAGTACCTTGGATACATACTTGCAGGTGCTACTTTGATGAATGTTCAATCTTTGAAAGCTCAGCTAAGGAATTATGCCATACGCACCAATCACACATTTCAGGATGTGTTAATCCTGTATGGAATTGAACGGATGGTGTATCGAATTTCCATTTCGAAGTATGTCGAGAATTTTACTTTGAAAGGTGGAATATTTCTATATGCTTTATATGATAAGAATTTTGCTAGATCTACTGCTGATGTTGACCTACTTGCTCATCACACAAGTAATGACATCGAAAGTATGAGATCCATATTTGGGGAAATAATTGCATGCGAGGCTGATGATGGATTGAATTTTGATGCAAAAACACTTGAATTCCAAATAATTTCTCAAGTGAAAGCGTACCATGGAGTGAGAGTTTCAGTGAGAGCATATCTAGATAGGACACGTATTCCTATCTCTCTCGATATTGGTTTTGGAGATGTTGTGTATCCTGAAAGAGTGCAGTTGGGTTTCCCCACGATTCTTGGTACGGATGAACCAGTGATTTTTGCATATTCGATTGAGTCCGTAATTGCGGAAAAATTTGAGGCTATTGTACAACTTGGATACGCAAACAGTAGATACAAAGATTTCTATGACATCTACATTCTGAGCAAAACACAAAATATTGATGGAGTAGTGTTACAGAATGCAATAGCTGAGACGTTTCGTCAAAGAAGGACGTCGTTCCAAGATATAGTTGCTTTCACCACAGAATACATGAATGATCCTGTCCGTATTTCAAGATGGAATGCATTCATAAAAATAAAAAAGGCCCTGATACCTGTAGGTTTCCCGGAGTCTGTGGAAAAAATTAAAGAATTCCTACTTCCGGTTGTAAAAGCCATTCAGTGTGATGAAAATTTTCATTCTATATGGAGCAGTGAAGAAGGGGCATGGCACTTGGATGATCTTGTGTGA
- a CDS encoding type IV toxin-antitoxin system AbiEi family antitoxin domain-containing protein, which translates to MKQLELSNEVKIFSIDDLRKLGLSHYKINRLVEKKVIKKLNRKFYENLQYVGDESDLFYVYAYVPKGIVCLMSAARMYHLTTFQPEGVDVAIERKMKIATLPEWPQIHLHYFNQLRFETGISKYSDAVHEISVYNTEKTVVDIISFRNKIGIEETKEVLTNYLKRADRNINQLYRYAEILQCRSTLDTYLQVLL; encoded by the coding sequence ATGAAACAGCTTGAGTTGTCAAACGAGGTAAAGATTTTTTCAATTGATGACCTAAGGAAATTAGGGCTTTCTCACTATAAGATAAATAGGTTAGTGGAAAAAAAAGTTATAAAGAAACTCAACCGAAAATTCTATGAGAATCTCCAATATGTAGGAGATGAGTCCGATTTGTTTTATGTATATGCGTATGTCCCGAAAGGGATTGTTTGTCTTATGAGTGCAGCAAGAATGTACCACCTCACTACATTTCAACCAGAAGGCGTTGATGTGGCAATTGAAAGGAAAATGAAAATAGCAACCTTGCCTGAATGGCCTCAGATACATCTGCACTATTTTAATCAGCTACGATTTGAGACAGGTATCTCAAAATACTCCGATGCTGTACATGAAATTTCCGTTTACAATACTGAAAAAACTGTCGTGGATATCATCTCTTTTCGAAATAAGATTGGTATTGAAGAAACAAAGGAGGTTCTTACAAATTATCTGAAAAGGGCAGATAGGAATATTAATCAACTCTATAGATATGCAGAAATACTGCAATGCAGGAGTACCTTGGATACATACTTGCAGGTGCTACTTTGA
- a CDS encoding alginate lyase family protein, with protein MKKDTYFSNWRICFLDEPKQVSAYLWQYEKEEAETIIATAEEIVQQSFLFNQRWDMERTTEPVVFPHDIDWLHQPSDDSEWVFAFNRMRFWITLGQAYALTGNEQYAQAFASQLCHWVKNVRCSDPKSQKAWRSIEAGLRMEYWIKAMQYFKESPSITDSVLEAFLSSVADHAEFLYSVWDSYHLMSNWGVLENHGLFLASLALQKSEVSEAYCKEAVRRLAREIEIQVYDDGMQWEQSPMYHNEVLHCYLDVVILASRLHLPLPEVIKEKTYKMCKASLAWQKPDGTEPCMGDSDAIDQRDLITKAAYFYQDGELKKGGYSHLDFDTIWELGFKAVKQYDQLPSSFTPQRLFVLHESGNAFYKEEGTYLRFHCGTLGAGHGHSDKLHFDLYANGEDLLVDAGRYTYVPKSERYEFKDSTAHNTTTVDNKNFTVCKDSWECSKLSAPIGFRTTQKNGYIAFQGSHQGYLDVGVLPRRTIVVLEKTLILICDEFLSQEHHSYQSYLHFNDKGKVRLQESGAVYQSTQNEMNIHTVSSQGVTQYIKSTRISRHYNELIDNKTLVSEVEGDGFVSLFTLISLNEDAVFKKERVLSNFKKIRFPDSLIEAISIKKGDDAYTVVFSHQEWASPTDTFNADGCTGFGSLVVFDRGKGETEIGTRLFT; from the coding sequence ATGAAGAAAGATACGTATTTCTCCAATTGGAGAATCTGCTTCTTGGATGAGCCAAAGCAGGTTTCAGCCTATCTTTGGCAGTATGAGAAAGAAGAAGCGGAGACAATCATTGCTACAGCCGAAGAGATTGTTCAGCAGTCATTTCTGTTCAATCAACGGTGGGATATGGAACGTACCACTGAGCCGGTTGTATTCCCCCACGATATAGACTGGTTACATCAACCATCCGATGATAGTGAGTGGGTCTTCGCATTCAACAGGATGCGGTTCTGGATTACGCTGGGACAAGCCTATGCACTTACCGGTAATGAGCAGTATGCACAGGCCTTTGCTTCCCAGCTCTGTCACTGGGTGAAGAACGTCAGGTGTTCTGACCCAAAGAGCCAGAAGGCGTGGCGATCAATTGAGGCTGGGCTTCGCATGGAGTACTGGATCAAGGCGATGCAGTACTTCAAGGAAAGCCCTTCAATAACAGATTCGGTACTTGAAGCATTCCTCTCCTCGGTAGCTGACCATGCGGAATTTCTCTATTCCGTATGGGACAGCTATCATCTTATGAGCAACTGGGGTGTTCTGGAGAACCATGGGTTGTTTCTTGCTTCCCTCGCTCTCCAGAAGAGTGAAGTCAGTGAAGCTTACTGCAAGGAGGCCGTCAGAAGGCTGGCTCGGGAGATCGAAATACAGGTATATGATGATGGAATGCAGTGGGAACAGTCCCCCATGTACCATAATGAGGTTCTGCACTGCTATCTGGATGTGGTAATCCTGGCCAGCCGGCTTCACCTTCCCCTTCCTGAGGTGATCAAAGAGAAAACATACAAGATGTGCAAGGCCTCCCTTGCATGGCAGAAACCCGACGGAACAGAGCCCTGCATGGGCGACAGTGATGCAATCGACCAAAGGGACCTCATCACCAAGGCAGCCTATTTCTATCAGGATGGAGAGCTGAAGAAGGGTGGGTACTCCCATCTTGATTTTGATACCATCTGGGAACTCGGTTTCAAAGCGGTAAAACAATATGACCAACTTCCCAGTTCCTTCACACCTCAACGACTCTTCGTATTGCATGAAAGTGGAAATGCTTTTTATAAGGAAGAAGGTACGTACCTTCGCTTTCACTGTGGTACCTTAGGCGCTGGTCATGGGCATAGTGACAAGTTACATTTCGACCTCTATGCGAATGGAGAGGATCTTCTGGTGGATGCCGGGCGGTACACCTATGTCCCAAAGTCTGAGCGGTATGAGTTCAAGGACAGCACTGCCCATAACACCACAACAGTGGATAACAAGAACTTCACCGTATGCAAGGACAGTTGGGAGTGCTCCAAGCTCAGCGCTCCTATAGGGTTCCGCACGACTCAGAAAAACGGGTATATTGCTTTCCAAGGTTCGCACCAAGGGTATCTGGATGTCGGGGTGCTTCCACGTAGGACGATCGTGGTATTGGAGAAAACCCTTATCCTGATCTGTGATGAGTTTTTATCACAGGAACACCATAGCTATCAAAGCTATCTGCATTTCAATGACAAGGGAAAGGTACGGTTGCAAGAGTCTGGAGCAGTATACCAGAGTACTCAGAACGAAATGAACATCCATACCGTCTCAAGCCAGGGAGTTACCCAATATATCAAGTCAACAAGGATCTCTCGTCACTACAATGAGCTGATCGACAACAAGACCCTGGTCAGTGAGGTGGAAGGGGATGGATTTGTATCATTGTTTACCTTGATCTCACTCAACGAGGATGCTGTGTTCAAGAAGGAGCGGGTACTCTCCAATTTCAAGAAGATCCGATTTCCTGATTCCCTGATAGAGGCTATATCCATCAAGAAGGGAGACGATGCTTATACGGTAGTATTCAGTCACCAGGAGTGGGCAAGCCCTACCGATACCTTCAACGCAGACGGATGTACAGGCTTTGGTTCCTTGGTGGTGTTTGACCGAGGGAAGGGGGAGACAGAGATCGGGACACGACTATTCACCTAG